In Mustela erminea isolate mMusErm1 chromosome 7, mMusErm1.Pri, whole genome shotgun sequence, the genomic stretch GGGTAAGTTAGTTGCCACATTTCAAGTAGCCGGTAAAGAGCAGAGACAGAATGTGAACCCAGGCACAGAAAACGAACCAAAGTCTATCTAAAATGCTATTTATTACCTTGATGTGAAAGGTGTTCTTGGTGCAGGCTATCCCTTGATGTGTATACCAAAGGAGACATGGGAACTGAAAAGTGAACTATATGTTTTACTACCTTTTCACCTGTCTGTATCTGGGCTGATTCCTCAGGAGAGTAAAAGTCAGTCTGAAACTTGGTGGAACACACATGCTGGCTGAAAATATGCTCAGATTATTGCTCAATTTAAAATTACTCCAAACTTGAAAGATCATTGAgctccaagttttttttttttttttttggtccttccctcagtttattctctgtaaatTTTGGTGCCTTTAGACAGGATGCAGACAAAACAACTTAACCGTACAGGTCATTCTTCTCTGTTTGGCACttgggctttttttccctctctgccttcctgcgTGCTACATTCCATTTGGGGGACTGCACTTGAAAGGCCAGACTTGGAAATTCCGTCATAACATGAGTTCTGGTGGAAGAGAATGAAACATTGACTCAAGCTTTGCACTCTTTCCCAGAAAGGGTCACACTAACTGATGGCAGGCTGCGACCCTGCGACGTAGGAGACTGTGACCGCAAAGCAGGGCTTGTCCCAATGCTGGGTGCTGGGCTCTACTCCCAGAGATGCAAATTCATGGCGGGAGGAGGGAGCCCTggaatttctgatttttctttctttctttttttttaaatttatttgagagagaaagagacaataagagagagagagagcatgagtggagaaaggtcagcaggagaagcagactccctgctgagcaaggagctggatgtgggactccatcccgatcccaggactccaggatcatgacctgagcccccaggcacccctggaatttcTGTTTCTAAGAAGTTCCTGGCGAGGGTGATGCTGATCTACTTTGGCCTAGGGTAAGGTGAGTTTTCTCCTGATGGGGCAGGACACAGCCCATCTAGCTCTAGCCAAAGAAAAACTCAGGGAAAGGGAAGGCTTGGTTTTCTTGTCACTCACTCTATCCATCACTCGCTGTTTGCAGTACAGGGCAACAACAGTGACCCCACAAACAGAGGTATATAGCCAGGCTTCCTGAGAAACAACGTGATTCAGAGTCTTAACCCAGCTTTTGTTAGTTCTAGAGAATACAGTTGAGAGCCTACAAGAAAGATTAGAGgttttttcaaaatgcattttttcaaaatgcagattTGCTTCCTGGTCATTATAAAGCATATTGGTTCTGAGTTAAGGGAGACTCGGATCCGGATTtgctttaattctttcttttactcGTAGGCTAAGGATTCTGTGAATAAATCTGTCCTGCCCCTGTCAGAATTGAAgggtatcatttttctttttcttaactgtatggattttttttttttctctctctgacattcTCCTTGGTCTCGGAATAATCTTCTGACTGCTTTCCTGCATAATTAAGACATAAGCTCCAATTTCCCCtgcaggaaaatggaaatataatttatgaagCACCcctaacatttttaaagcatgtttatttttaaaaatgtgtttatcgAGGCAAAAGTGTAGTGATTCCTTTTAAGGCATGTGATAAGAGGTGGGGATCTGAGAAGGGCAGCAGGACCAGAGTGAAAGCTTTTTGCTGTGCTGGCATGGGAACCAAGGGAGATGAAACACCACCAACATGAGCATCCGCCCCACAACAAAGACAATGTTGGACTTTGGAGAAGCCACCAATATTGGAAAGGTGCTGCCTTCTAAGCTTGGACTACTCTTAGTTGAACCAGTTATAAAAGGTGAACATCCATGTATTTATAACACCTTTGCCCCTTTTTGAAAACAGACAAGCAAGACACAGAATGGGACTCTCAGAGCTCTTGAGAGTCTGCTCATCCTGACCTGGGCTGGCTGCTTCGGTGTGGCTGTCAAGGTGAAGGGACTGGGATGGAGCCGCATAGATATGTGCCCTGGGAGCTCACATACTCTTTACTGTGTTTGATACTTGGTTTTGCGTGTCAGGTTCAAGAATTCTTGGCATCAGTCTGGGAATCTAGGTTCTGCTAGGTATAGGGCCTACGCCCAATTCTGAATAAGAGTTTCCTGGCAGGCCCAACCGCAAGATTTTAGATTTGTGTACATTGGGGTAGGTTGGCCCAAACTCAGGCTACTGAGAGACTTGAACTTTGGGGATTTCTTCTTCCTCACAGGCATTTAAATATTGCTTCATAAGAGTGcttactctcaacagatgctttTTTGAGtgcatttcttccagatgttTTCCTCTCTTAAtagtttacattaaaataaatagtgGATCTGGGTGTCTTACTCAAAGATGAACTTTCTTAGAGCCAGAACCACTATGGGATGTTTGCAGTGCACACCTGGAGTGACCTGGTGTTTTGTCCCTTTGCTTTTGTGTCCTTGAGGACTGGATGGAAACCACTAGAAATTTGCACCAAGTCCCTCCCTTCAAAGCACCTTACCTCATCTGTGTCAGTGTAGACTCAGACCTTGACACCATCAAAGAATATCGCAAAAAATTCCAAACATCTTGTGCAGTCAGAAGAGCTGATCTGAGTGGCTTAATACGTGTTAAGTGAACAGAGCTGTGCCTGGCAGCTTCTGAGTGCTATATACAGATTAAGTAAGTAATTGATTAGAAACTCAAGTAACCTCAGAGGGGATGAATCCAGAATTTCCTAAAGTGCTGCTTAAAACCCGAGTTTTCAATTCATAGGTTATGTTCATAGGCACATCCAGGTGTGGGACAAGAAGAGCTGAGGCAGGAGGAAATCAGCCTATGGCTAGAATGAGGAAATGTATAAACAGAATTGGGAAGGTTAACTTGCAGGTAAATTCTTTACAGGGTTGATTAGATGTTGCTctgactctctttttttaagtgggtGTTTCCCAGGTTTTAATTTGATTGTATATCTTTGGCCTTCCCTTTTTTGTATAAAACATTTCACAGAGGAATGAGAAATTTGAGGTAGCCCAATATCCTTTTATCACTCACAGTTGAAATGGGGTCCTGAAAACTCGAGTCCTAAAAGCTCAGGCTTATGCGGAAATTTCCGGATACACCTGGAAGTATCTGTACAGTCTCTTACTGTATGTGGTGAGGACCACTGCAGGGACAACATCTCACCCAGATATAAATCTGAATGTGGTTAGTACATTTAGTGTGGTGTCAAGGATCCTGAATACTGTTTGCAGTGACCAGTCTTTCTGGTAACCCCCCGAAACTCTCTGGGTCTCCACCATCTCAGACATAAAGTGTAAACAGACGATAATGTTCACTGAAGTTTTTTCTGTGAGAATTTAGAATCACCGAGTATAATTGTAATAGTGTATATTCTGGTTATTAGTCAGAAAGTGCCACTGTTTAAGCGAGTTCCCCAACTTGTAACCATAAACCATATAATAGCATGCTGACACCCCccaagagaaatagagaaagcaaattttaacattttcatttaaattttccaGAAACTATGTTCCAAACTAGCCATTCATCTACCTCTCTTCCCATTCCcattctaatattcttttttcaatatCAGAATATATGCTACCATCTACCAAATCCCACTATACCtatcaccacaaaaacaaaatatctttgtCCCAgtgaaagtataattttaaaaaattaaaaacatggcttatatacataaaatgaatatGTGTCAAAAAATTCATTCAACTCATTTATTATTTAGGACTCTAGTAAGAAGACAGGATCATTTTAAAGAGCTGAGTACAgtccatttaataaatgttggaGTAAGATTGCTGAGTTAGATATAGAAGTGGCTAATATATACCTTATGGGTAATAAATTACAAGCTTTGGGGTTATCTTCCCactagaaaaaaagttatttgtatcTCTACCACAAAGAATTTTCCAGGTTAACATGAAACTTCACTAAGTCTTGTACCTTTCATCAAAAATCAACAGAGTGAGTCAACAAAGTGCACCTTCCCTAAATAATTAGATAACCCTTGATTAGGTGTCTGTCTTTATATGGTACTTAAAAGACATGCTACCcacatttccctttctctctcttttttaaagatttagttatttgtttgagagagagagcacgcgtgcaTGTGTATACCCACGagctaggggaggggcagggggcagagggcaagggagagagagattctcaagcagagtCTCTGCTGAGAACAAAgccctgatgtagggcttgacgTGACTACCctgaaacatgacctgagctgaacctttctaaggttaaaaatatttttccttaatatcATAAACAGTGTCCATGCTCTCCTTGCTCTAGGCAGATAGCGTACATAATTTCAGAAGGATTCACTTACAGGCGAATCTACTTCAAGGATAAGAATTGTGTTCTTCCCACTTAAGccctggggggagtggggttgggagaaggggggtggggttatggacattggggagggtatgtgctttggtgagtgctgtgaagtgtgtaaacctggcgattcacagacctgtacccctggggataaaaatatatgtttataataaataaaaaattaaaaaaaaaaaagaattgtgttctTCCTTGGTGGTCTGTGCAGTGGGATTTGACCTACGAGCACTATTGCCCTATGGATGTCAGAAATGGAAATGATGCATAAAACTAACATTAATACTAATGTTCTAAAAATAACCTTATAGTTTAGAAGAATATATTCACATACAGttgtataatcttaaaaaatattttaagaagtagGTGgtattaattgtattttatacataaaaaagagaaactcagAGAAGTGAAGGGACTTTCCCAAAAACATAATGTTAATATGTGCCAAAGCCTAGGACTAGAATTTAGATCCAGAAGCATGACATTTTAACCATGTATTGATATATTCTGGAATCTCAGAAGACCTCAAAGACACAGTtggatttgttttctattttgaaaacacTAAAACATTTTTGTCACTTCTAGCAGAGAAAACATCCTTACTTCATAGAGGGTAAGTTAGGGAAGGACCTTGCAAAATCAACGAAGTCATAGGAGGAGCttccctttattttataaagtaacCTGCAAAAATGCTGAGTTTCCATATCAGTTACTTGATTTGGACTCCAGAGTAATAGGAATGAGTTGTGATGTTGTGATTCTAATTTGCAGGATAGTCAAGTCCAGGTAAGAAGGCAACTCTTACCCCTACCATGCTTGCTTATCCTATTTATTAATCCATCTAAATTTGAGACACGCTTTTGAAAACCAAGCTAACCCAGGGGCTAGAGCTTGCTAATACTCTTTGAGCTCTTTCCAGGCGATGAATTAACCTGTTTCAGGGAACCAGTGAATTGCTGATCTCACTTTTCTGCATATGAAAGCGTAGGCACAAAGGACAAGCAAGCACACAAAGCAAAACTAGTACTATACCAGGCAAGGAAAGAGGTCAGGTTGCTCCCTCTCCTGGGTACCACTCCATCCTTCCCTACTCTTGGGTTTGCCGCTGCAAGCTCCTTCTCCCATATGAATCACATAAAACATTTCATAGTAGGTTTTAAATGGCTGGTAATATCTCAAAAGGTAAACTTTTTCAAGGTAATTTGTCTTTGTGTAAGGATTGAAAACTtaagcaaaaagaacaaaaactaaagcATAACTTTCCCAGTGTGTtttgggcagagagagggcagcttGCCCTCTCGTTGTCTCTGAAATAACTGCTTTAGACTTCTTCCTACCCTCAAGACCCGTAAGGCTGATTAGCATGATGAATTTGCATTTTCCATACTCCCACACGGAGCTGGCAATTTAGCAAGGAATGAATGAACCCAGGCCAGACTTAGGAATTAAATTCAGAAAACCTTGAACACTGGGAGGCCTTTCTGCTGGACAGAGGATTGCAGAAAAAATCCTAAACCTGGGATTCTCAGGGAGGGGATGTGGAGCCGGTGTGTGATACACCCAGCATCCCAACTCCTCTTTTGACCAATTTGCCCAAGTGATCCCCAGAAATAGGACATTGGAAACAGGGTGTTctgaaatggacacattcctCATGCGTATTAAAGGTATATGTTGGTCAAAATCACAGACCACCATTTTTAATATGCAAAGAGTACCTAATTTATCTTGACTAAAAAGCAAATTGGCCAAAACTTACCAGAGGTATCGGCCACAATGAACAATGGGAGGTTCTATTCTCTGCATATGAACATTTTTGTTCTGCTTCACTGCAGgttaaaaactctgaaaaatcatgtaattaagtaattaactatattaaaataattaatatatattaaatatatttaagataaattaaatatattaaattacttaatatattatataataaatatataatatacatatataatacgtatatataatatatgtaaatatataatatacataatatgtatattatatacttattatataataaattaagtaatttaatatatttctctttatcaGCCAGCATTTTCAACTGAATTTGTAAAGGTATACACAATAGGTATTCAATAGGGTGCATTGTGTATTGATAATTTTCCATACCATGATATTTGTTCAAGATTTTTTTGATTACATAATAGCATCTATCAATCTAGACATGTTCTAGAAATTGAAAGTATTCCACAATACCCAACTCATACTTCATTATCCCAGTCCATTGCTAATAATCAGGTACTTTCAAAATTTCCCTCTACATGTGCTAAACATTCATTAGTTATCTATAAAATGGCAAAATGGGATCATAGATTGCAATCTGTTCTATACCCTACATTATTCACTTCATAGTACATTCTGGGCAGTTTTTCATACATGTACATAATTGTTTCAATTATTCTCTTTTCACAATCTGGTATTGTGAAAAGGGTGACAtacatgtttctaaaataaagtgTATATAAAAGATAAGGAAGTGAGTTTTGGCTCTAAGCTTAGAGAACCCTGGCCTTCTCTGTAACTGGGTTGCTACAGCTCCCAAGAGAGGCTGGAAGCCTTGCTGTTGCTTCTGCCGAAGTACAAGGTAACAAGAGAATGCATGTTACCTTTATGTAATCGGTGGCCATCTTTAAACAGGATACTGGCTCCCTCATGAAGCATGACGGCCTTCGAGAAAGCAGCTGCTGCTGGTAATGGCATCTTGGGAATGAGTGACTTACTATTTCCATGCTCACTAAGAActaaaagaaacatgaaagaagATGCTGGAGAGAAATAGCCGCCTTTGTCCATTAATTTGTTTGGTTCTTGAAATTTGGacagattctgtgtgtgtgtatgggttcTGTGTTGTGGGTTGgctaattttctttcccttaggaATATCAGAAGAGTACATTATCTAAGGCCAACATTTTGCTTTCCAGCAAATTTATTGTCTCTGGCCTAGAGATAGTTTCATCAAGAAGATCATGTATTAGTCACTTAAATTTTAATCCctggttttcatttcagttatttttatatttatatttacttatatttataacatatagcatattgttttcaaatatttcaaaacacagCTATGACTTCAAGCTAAGGTGGTATTTTACTGGATTCCTGTAGTGTATAGTATACCTTTTTCAGACCCtattaggaaattttaaaaatcagaaagtcCAGTTACTGAAGCCACTCACCGTTTAATTTCAAAGTAAGACTCATCACTACTTTTTTATTGTGACTGCCCATAGT encodes the following:
- the LOC116595975 gene encoding uncharacterized protein LOC116595975 isoform X1, whose protein sequence is MYPQFVDPKSRHAGIIFGICDILLLICGEIYHPEDFARKSASSHYFLSEHGNSKSLIPKMPLPAAAAFSKAVMLHEGASILFKDGHRLHKEFLTCSEAEQKCSYAENRTSHCSLWPIPLHSEAARHSSVHLTRIKPLRSALLTAQDVWNFLRYSLMVSRSESTLTQMRGNWSLCLNYAGKQSEDYSETKENVRERKKKNPYS